CTAGCTGCAACTTTTCCGTTTTCAGCTTCTGTTTTAGCAAACTTTACATACTCTTTTCTTCTATCAGCTGTTAACTCAGGAATCATAAGTCTGATAACTTTTCCATCGTTGTTTGGAGTTAATCCTAAGTTTGAAGTCATTATAGCTTTTTCTATTACAGGTATAACTGACTTATCCCAAGGATCGATTACTAATAATCTAGCTTCTGGAGCTGATACTGATCCAACTTGGTTTAATGGCATTAAAGATCCATATTGCTCTACTTTTATTCCATCTAACATAGAAACAGATGCTCTTCCTGCTCTTATTGAAGCAAACTTGTGCTTTGTTGAGTCTATTGCTTTACTCATTTTCTCTTTACATTCATTAATTACTACTTGTGCGCTCATTTTACCCTCCTAAAATTATCCATTTACTACAGTTGTTCCGATTTTTTCACCTAAAACAACTTTTTTAATGTTTCCTTCTGTTAATGAATCGAATACAACGATTGGCAATTGGTTCTCTCTACATAAAGAGATTGCTGTTGCATCCATAACTTTTAAATCTTTATTTAAAACCTCTGTATAAGTTACATCTACATATTTTACTGCATCTGCAAATTTTACAGGATCCTTGTCATATATTCCATCAACTTTTGTTGCTTTTATTACAACATCAGCATTGATTTCAATAGCTCTTAAAGCTGCAGCTGTATCTGTTGTGAAGTATGGATTTCCAGTTCCTCCACCGAAGATTACAACTCTACCTTTTTCTAAGTGTCTTTGAGCTTTTCTTTTTATGAAAGGCTCTGCAACCTTTGGAATTTCGATTGCTGTTTGTACTCTTGTAGGTACTCCTAGTGATTCAATTGCATTTTGAAGAGCCAGTGAGTTTATAACTGTTGCTAACATTCCCATATGGTCTCCAGTTACTCTATCTATACCTTGTTCAGTTCCAGATAATCCTCTAAAGATATTTCCTCCACCGATTACGATTCCTACTTCTACTCCTAAATCAGCTATCTCTTTTATTTGTCTAGCATATGAAGTGATTGTCTCAGATGAAATTCCAAACTCTTGGTCTCCCATTAAAGCTTCTCCACTTAATTTTAATAGAATTCTATTATAAACTGGCTTCATGTCAAAACTCTCCTCTTTTATCTTTTATTTAGCTTAAAAAAAGGGGGTGCTAAGTCGCACCCCTATAATTTTTGTTGTATTACGCGTTAAGTTGAGCTGCAACTTCTGCTGCGAAGTCTACTTCCTCTTTTTCGATTCCATCTCCAACTTTGTATCTTGCAAATGAAACTACTTTGATATCTCCAGCGTATTGTGCAACTGTTTCTTTGTTTTCAGCTTTTACGAAGATTTGGTCAACTAAACAGTTGTCCTCGTAGAATTTGTTCATTTTTCCAACTAATATCTTTTCGATAATTTGAGCAGGTTTTCCTTCAGCTTCTAATTGCTTTCTAGAAATTTCTCTCTCTCTATCTAAATCGTCAGTAGTTACAACTGATCTGTCTACGTATCTAGGATCCATAGCAGCAACGTGCATAGCGATATCTTTAGCTTTTGCTACGTTAGCTTCTGTAGCTTCTCCAGTCATTTCAACGATAACTCCTAATTTTCCTCCTAAGTGATTGTAAGTAGTTACAAATCCTTCAGCAGTTACTTTCTCGAATCTTCTTAGAGACATGTTCTCTCCGATTTTTGCGATTAAGTTAGTTATTGTTGTTTCAACTGTAGTTCCGTTTAAATCAGCAGCTTTTAAATCTTCAACAGTGTTGATTCCTGCAGTTAATGCAAGATCTACCATTGCTTGTCCTAAAGCTCTGAACTCGTCATTTTTAGCAACGAAGTCTGTCTCAGAGTTGAACTCTAATACTACTGCTGTTTTGTTATCAGCAGAAACACCGTCGAATATTAATCCTTCTGCAGCTGTTCTTCCTGATTTCTTAGCTGCTTTAGCAATTCCTTTCTCTCTTAGTAAGTCTATCGCTTTCTCGATATCTCCGTTTGTTTCTCCTAATGCTTTTTTACAATCCATCATTCCAGCACCAGTTCTATCTCTTAGTTCTTTTACTAATTTTGCTGTAATCTCTGCCATTTTTTCCTCCTAATTTTTTAGAATTCTTTCATATCTATATAGTACAAGGAATTGAGGGCTAAGCACTCAATTCCATAAATTCAAGTATTAATTACTCAGCTGATCCTTCTTCAACAGCGATTTCGTCTGAAGCTACTGCAGCGTTTTCTTTTCCTTGGTTTCCTTCGATGATAGCGTTAGCCATTACAGAAGCGATTAATTTTACCGATCTGATAGCATCGTCGTTTGCAGGAATTGGGTAAGTTATTAAATCAGGATCTACGTTTGTATCGATCATAGCGAATACAGGGATTCCTAATTTAGCAGCTTCTACTACTGCTAAAGTTTCTTTCTTAACGTCTACTACGAATATAGCAGCTGGAACTTCTTTCATATCTTTGATTCCTGATAAGTTTTTAGAAAGTTTAACTAACTCTTTTCTGAAGTTAGCAGCCTCTTTCTTAGTGTAAGCTGTATCTAATGTTCCATCAGCTTCCATTCTTTCTAACTCTTTTAATCTCTCTACTCTAGTTTGGATAGTTTTGTAGTTTGTTAACATTCCACCTAACCATCTGTTGTTGATGTAGTACATTCCTGATCTTTCAGCTTGATCTTTAACAGCTTCTTGAGCTTGCTTTTTAGTTCCTACGAAAAGAACTTTTCCACCGTTAGATGCGATTTCTCTCATTACAGCGTAAGCTTCCTCTATTTTCTTTAAAGATTTGTGTAAATCGATTACGTGGATTCCGTTTCTCTCAGTGAAGATGTATCTTGACATCTTTGGATTCCATCTCTTAGCTTGGTGTCCGAAGTGAACTCCAGCTTCAAGTAATTGTTTCATAGTAATTACTGCCATTTTTAATTCCTCCTAGTTTTGGTTTTTTCTTCCATTGATCTCAAAACTAAACATCCCCTAAGGGCACCTTGTTTAGAAATAATCAATGTGCATTTTATTAGCAAATTATTGTACCACTATTCTCTAGAAATGTCAACATATATATATGCTCCATTTCTTCCTGAAAGTTCTTTTTCTCTTCTATGAGAATGAAAATTCCCTTCAAATGTACAAAGTTGAGTTTCTATAATATTTTCTGATTTTATTCCAAAGTTTATCATCAAGTTATAATTAAACCTCTGATTATCAAAAAAATACTTTTCATCTATATTTAAAAATACTTTTTCTAAAATTTCATTTGAAAACTCTAGTTTAAATTTTTCATAAAAATCTTTTGATACCTCATAATTTTTAGGAGAGATTCCTATTCCGAAAGCTACTATAAGGTCTTTTAAATCAGTTTTAAATCTCTTTTGTAAAAGCTGTACTGCTTTTACTCCTATCTTTTTAAAACTTCCTACCCATCCAGAATGAACACAGCCATAAGCCTTATTTTTTTTATCATAAAAATAGATTGGCAGACAATCTGCATATTTAGTAAATATTACCACATCATCTCTATCTGTTAAAAAACCATCTGTATCCTCAGAATACTCTGGCGTTTCACTTTCTATTATAACTATATTATCCGAGTGTGTTTGATAACCTGAATAGATTTTTTTATCCTCTATTTTTAATATCGAGATTATATTTTTTCTATCCTCTTCATTTCGAACATCTCCAAAAGTTTTAGTTGTATAAATAGCTTTTAAATTAAACTCTTTAAACTCCTCTAGCTCCCAATATTCTTTCTTATCTATAAACATTTCAAGCTCTCTTTAAATTCTAGTGTTTTCTTTAATTTTTTACAAAGTATTTCAAAAGCTTCAAAGCTTAAAGTCTGATCTGCATCTGATAAAGC
This DNA window, taken from Cetobacterium sp. ZOR0034, encodes the following:
- the tsf gene encoding translation elongation factor Ts; protein product: MAEITAKLVKELRDRTGAGMMDCKKALGETNGDIEKAIDLLREKGIAKAAKKSGRTAAEGLIFDGVSADNKTAVVLEFNSETDFVAKNDEFRALGQAMVDLALTAGINTVEDLKAADLNGTTVETTITNLIAKIGENMSLRRFEKVTAEGFVTTYNHLGGKLGVIVEMTGEATEANVAKAKDIAMHVAAMDPRYVDRSVVTTDDLDREREISRKQLEAEGKPAQIIEKILVGKMNKFYEDNCLVDQIFVKAENKETVAQYAGDIKVVSFARYKVGDGIEKEEVDFAAEVAAQLNA
- the frr gene encoding ribosome recycling factor: MSAQVVINECKEKMSKAIDSTKHKFASIRAGRASVSMLDGIKVEQYGSLMPLNQVGSVSAPEARLLVIDPWDKSVIPVIEKAIMTSNLGLTPNNDGKVIRLMIPELTADRRKEYVKFAKTEAENGKVAARNVRKDMNNSLRRLEKEGEITEDDLKRFEDEVQKLTDATIKTIDELLALKEKEITTV
- the pyrH gene encoding UMP kinase, which gives rise to MKPVYNRILLKLSGEALMGDQEFGISSETITSYARQIKEIADLGVEVGIVIGGGNIFRGLSGTEQGIDRVTGDHMGMLATVINSLALQNAIESLGVPTRVQTAIEIPKVAEPFIKRKAQRHLEKGRVVIFGGGTGNPYFTTDTAAALRAIEINADVVIKATKVDGIYDKDPVKFADAVKYVDVTYTEVLNKDLKVMDATAISLCRENQLPIVVFDSLTEGNIKKVVLGEKIGTTVVNG
- the rpsB gene encoding 30S ribosomal protein S2, yielding MAVITMKQLLEAGVHFGHQAKRWNPKMSRYIFTERNGIHVIDLHKSLKKIEEAYAVMREIASNGGKVLFVGTKKQAQEAVKDQAERSGMYYINNRWLGGMLTNYKTIQTRVERLKELERMEADGTLDTAYTKKEAANFRKELVKLSKNLSGIKDMKEVPAAIFVVDVKKETLAVVEAAKLGIPVFAMIDTNVDPDLITYPIPANDDAIRSVKLIASVMANAIIEGNQGKENAAVASDEIAVEEGSAE
- the pgeF gene encoding peptidoglycan editing factor PgeF, encoding MFIDKKEYWELEEFKEFNLKAIYTTKTFGDVRNEEDRKNIISILKIEDKKIYSGYQTHSDNIVIIESETPEYSEDTDGFLTDRDDVVIFTKYADCLPIYFYDKKNKAYGCVHSGWVGSFKKIGVKAVQLLQKRFKTDLKDLIVAFGIGISPKNYEVSKDFYEKFKLEFSNEILEKVFLNIDEKYFFDNQRFNYNLMINFGIKSENIIETQLCTFEGNFHSHRREKELSGRNGAYIYVDISRE